The Aspergillus luchuensis IFO 4308 DNA, chromosome 7, nearly complete sequence genome has a segment encoding these proteins:
- a CDS encoding SMP-30/gluconolactonase/LRE family protein (COG:G;~EggNog:ENOG410PWP3;~InterPro:IPR011042,IPR013658;~PFAM:PF03088,PF08450), with protein MATIPMAHSMSVTGLQPEFSQATTGFEYYDSRFLNITGNAPKLEILLENNDFPFAHEASVFIPSTDELFMTSNIFTDPLTNQSTIKISKVILSSNPVTSEIINTTIPLPNGGINHDSGILFCGQGTLNQSGGLFQMSIDPPYESELLISGFYGRNYNSLNDVVVHSDGSIWFTDPTYGYEQGIRPAPQLPNQVYRYDPSTGDVRVVADGFGRPNGISFSPDEKIVYITDTAYTVGDGTTDPTKPSTIYAFDITTYHGQPFLINRRVFAMAANGIPDGIKTDMEGNVYAGCGDGVNVWSPGGVLLGKIYIKSGVANFSFGRNGRMFIMNENRLLSAQLGRWVKGSILKI; from the exons ATGGCCACCATCCCAATGGCCCACAGTATGTCCGTCACCGGCCTGCAGCCCGAGTTCTCCCAGGCCACCACAGGATTCGAATACTACGATAGTCGATTCCTAAACATCACAGGCAATGCCCCAAAACTAGAAATTCTTCTAGAGAACAATGACTTCCCATTCGCCCATGAAGCAAGTGtcttcatcccatccacAGACGAATTATTCATGACTAGCAACATCTTCACCGATCCCCtcaccaaccaatcaacAATCAAGATCTCCAAAGTAATCCTTAGCAGCAACCCAGTAACATCTGAAATAATCAATACCACCATTCCTCTTCCCAACGGAGGTATCAATCACGACTCTGGTATCCTTTTCTGCGGCCAAGGCACGCTCAACCAATCCGGGGGTCTATTCCAGATGTCTATTGACCCGCCATATGAATCTGAGCTCTTAATCAGTGGTTTCTACGGTCGGAATTATAATTCCCTGAATGATGTGGTCGTTCACAGCGATGGCTCTATCTGGTTCACTGATCCTACGTACGGATACGAGCAGGGCATCCGGCCTGCACCGCAACTGCCGAACCAAGTTTATCGCTATGATCCGAGTACCGGGGATGTGCGTGTCGTTGCGGATGGATTTGGTCGTCCGAATGgcatttctttctctcctgaTGAGAAAATAGTATACATCACTGATACGGCGTATACAGTTGGTGATGGGACGACGGATCCGACTAAGCCTTCCACCAT CTATGCATTCGACATCACCACCTACCACGGCCAGCCATTCCTGATCAACCGTCGCGTCTTCGCGATGGCAGCAAACGGTATTCCAGATGGGATCAAGACCGATATGGAAGGCAATGTGTACGCTGGCTGCGGGGACGGGGTTAACGTCTGGTCGCCCGGTGGTGTCTTGTTGGGGAAGATTTACATCAAGAGCGGCGTGGCTAATTTTTCCTTTGGCCGCAATGGGCGGATGTTTATTATGAATGAGAACCGGCTGTTGTCTGCGCAGCTTGGGCGTTGGGTGAAGGGGTCTATCTTGAAGATTTGA